The Candidatus Thermoplasmatota archaeon nucleotide sequence TTGTTTCCTTTTTAAACAAATCTTTGGTTATAACGAGCGCTTCTTTCAGACTGAAATTTTCTAAAAATTTCAGTATTTTTTAGCCTCAATTTTTCCATATTTAACTTCTACCGGCAAAATTCCTTTCGAAGTTTTAATCACGGCATCTATTTCATAATTATTTCTATAATAATTTTTTGCATTGAACTTATTTATCACAAGATTCTCTACAACCTTCTCTAAAAATTTTTCTGTGTAAAAATGGGGTACTAAAGCAAAGGAAATAGATACGTTTGTCAGATAAATCTTTCTCAGCTTCCTAGAGGAGCTAACAAAACCTTTTCTATAATTATAAACTAATCTTAAAATCAGCGCGTATTCCAAATAAGAGATGTAATTAATTATTGTTGTTTTACTTCTTTTTAAATCTCTAGAAAGACTATCGTAGTTCAATACCATTCCCGGGCTCTCGGCAACCATTCTTATTAAAATATTTAGAAGTTCTATGTCTTTAAGACCAAACTCAACAGGCAAATCTCTATAAATAATCCTTTCGATCACACTGTTTTTAATGTAAGACTTAATTTTTTCATCATCATCCAGGTGAGTTATTTCTGGAAAGCCGCCCTTTCGCAAGTAGTCGAAGAAGTGCGGTAAAATTTTGTCTCTGTAGAGTTCAACTTTTTCTAATTCAACTTTCATACCTTTAAGATCCAAAAACTCATCAAAGCTTAACTGTGGAAGAATAAAGTCGTAGATTCTGCCTGCCAACGATTCTTTCGATTTCTTTTGCAGACTTACAGAAGCTGAGCCTGAAATGAAAAATTTAAGTTCTGGATAAATATCATAATAAATCTTCAATTTATTTTGCCAGTCTTTTGCCTTTTGTATCTCGTCTAAAAAAATATATATCCTAGTGTTTTCAAATTCTGCCTTCAGCACTTTCTCTCTGTATGTTTTTAATAAGTCATCTATATCTGCCGGCTCTTCGTCAAATGAAAAATACAGGATTTTAGTGGGCTCTACGCCTCTATTTAATAGTTCTTGAATAAG carries:
- a CDS encoding ATP-binding protein is translated as MLVMGLRRVGKTTLFYQLIQELLNRGVEPTKILYFSFDEEPADIDDLLKTYREKVLKAEFENTRIYIFLDEIQKAKDWQNKLKIYYDIYPELKFFISGSASVSLQKKSKESLAGRIYDFILPQLSFDEFLDLKGMKVELEKVELYRDKILPHFFDYLRKGGFPEITHLDDDEKIKSYIKNSVIERIIYRDLPVEFGLKDIELLNILIRMVAESPGMVLNYDSLSRDLKRSKTTIINYISYLEYALILRLVYNYRKGFVSSSRKLRKIYLTNVSISFALVPHFYTEKFLEKVVENLVINKFNAKNYYRNNYEIDAVIKTSKGILPVEVKYGKIEAKKY